From one Humulus lupulus chromosome 8, drHumLupu1.1, whole genome shotgun sequence genomic stretch:
- the LOC133797712 gene encoding uncharacterized protein At5g39865-like produces the protein MKGVKGKLLKKIKSIKPADYLKLQDRILQVSFSNGYVDSSPNDVNVQAQSRLSFEGTEEKKINRSCVAVQEPDVIDVEELMKDLEEEEDMDFDEDTDDKENIRPHLSTKNPFYLKPNPEISIRTEQGLRERRVSKDSELSTPEPGNHRQTETTPLSEMDISSFRRPDLNSHSLFDPRLLAAFHQAVLEHIRMSEAERKNRTEEKSKEEEEEEEHEPPSKAPRIEKDGDGDDDPLLEFEEKCPPGGSESIIFYTTTLRGIRKTFEGCSSIRFLLESFRVLYYERDVSMHLEFREELRMILDGRALPPKLFIRGRYIGGAEEVLGLHEQGKLRPLFKSVPIDRSDGPCEGCGGVRFVVCFNCNGSHKVISEEDDGNGQYQICPKCNENGLIICPLCC, from the coding sequence ATGAAGGGGGTGAAAGGAAAATTGCTCAAGAAAATCAAATCAATCAAACCCGCTGACTATCTTAAGCTCCAAGATCGAATTCTTCAGGTGAGTTTCTCAAATGGGTACGTAGATTCTTCTCCCAACGATGTCAATGTTCAAGCTCAGAGCAGGTTGAGTTTCGAAGGAACAGAGGAGAAGAAAATTAACCGGAGTTGCGTGGCAGTACAAGAGCCCGATGTTATCGATGTGGAAGAGCTGATGAAAGaccttgaagaagaagaagatatggATTTTGATGAAGATACAGACGACAAGGAGAACATCAGGCCACATTTGTCTACGAAGAACCCGTTTTATCTCAAACCCAATCCAGAGATTTCGATAAGAACAGAGCAGGGATTAAGAGAGAGAAGGGTTTCGAAAGATTCAGAACTGTCGACACCAGAGCCTGGTAATCACAGACAAACTGAAACAACCCCTTTATCGGAGATGGACATCTCGTCTTTCCGGCGGCCGGATTTGAACTCGCATAGCCTATTTGATCCGAGACTGCTCGCCGCATTTCATCAAGCGGTGTTGGAACATATCAGAATGAGCGAAGCGGAGAGAAAAAACAGAACTGAAGAAAAgagcaaagaagaagaagaagaagaagaacacgaGCCACCTTCGAAAGCTCCACGAATCGAAAAAGATGGTGATGGGGATGATGACCCTTTGCTAGAATTCGAAGAGAAGTGTCCACCGGGTGGTTCAGAGTCAATAATCTTCTACACAACAACACTGAGAGGGATTCGAAAGACTTTCGAAGGCTGCAGCAGCATACGCTTTCTTCTCGAGAGCTTTCGGGTACTGTATTACGAAAGAGATGTTTCGATGCACTTAGAATTCAGGGAAGAGTTGAGGATGATCTTGGATGGAAGAGCACTTCCTCCAAAGCTTTTCATTAGAGGAAGATACATTGGTGGAGCAGAGGAGGTGCTGGGACTACATGAGCAAGGAAAGCTTAGGCCACTCTTCAAAAGTGTCCCCATTGATAGGAGTGATGGCCCTTGTGAAGGGTGTGGAGGAGTAAGGTTCGTGGTTTGCTTCAATTGCAATGGCAGCCATAAGGTCATTAGTGAAGAAGATGATGGTAATGGTCAGTACCAAATTTGTCCCAAGTGTAATGAGAATGGATTGATTATATGCCCTCTTTGCTGCTGA